A region of Toxotes jaculatrix isolate fToxJac2 chromosome 23, fToxJac2.pri, whole genome shotgun sequence DNA encodes the following proteins:
- the tspan5a gene encoding tetraspanin-5a isoform X2, with product MTGNHYKGHEVSCCIKYFIFGFNILFWLLGMALVGIGLWAWSEKGVLSNISSITDLGGLDPVWLFMVVGGVMFILGFAGCIGALRENTFLLKFFSVFLGIIFFLELTTGILAFVFKDWIKDQLNLFINNNIRAYRDDIDLQNLIDFTQEYWECCGAFGADDWNLNIYFNCTDGNPSREKCGVPFSCCTKDPAEDVINTQCGYDIRAKPDSEQKDYINVKGCVPQFEKWLQDNLTLVAGIFIGVALLQIFGICLAQNLVSDIEAVRASCFFT from the exons ATGACGGGGAATCATTACAAAGGACACGAAGTCAGCTGCTGCATCAAGTACTTCATTTTTGGATTCAATATCCTGTTTTGG ctgTTGGGCATGGCCTTAGTTGGAATTGGATTGTGGGCATGGAGTGAGAAG GGGGTTCTGTCCAACATCTCATCCATCACAGACCTGGGGGGTCTGGATCCAGTCTGGCTCTTCATGGTGGTCGGGGGGGTCATGTTCATTCTGGGCTTCGCCGGATGCATCGGAGCGCTGCGAGAAAACACCTTTCTGCTTAAGTTT ttctctgtgtttctgggaATCATCTTTTTCTTGGAGCTGACGACTGGAATCCTGGCGTTTGTCTTTAAGGACTGGATTAAAGACCAGCTCAACCTATTCATCAACAATAACATCCGGGCGTACCGGGATGACATCGATCTACAGAACCTCATAGATTTCACTCAGGAATAT TGGGAGTGCTGTGGTGCGTTTGGAGCAGATGACTGGAACCTGAACATCTATTTTAACTGTACCGATGGGAATCCCAGTCGGGAAAAATGTGGAGTTCCCTTCTCCTGCTGCACCAAGGACCCAGCG GAGGATGTTATAAACACTCAGTGTGGATACGACATTCGAGCTAAACCA GACTCGGAGCAGAAAGACTACATCAACGTGAAAGGCTGCGTGCCGCAGTTTGAgaagtggcttcaggacaaccTCACCTTGGTGGCTGGGATCTTCATCGGTGTTGCACTGCTGCAG ATTTTTGGAATTTGTTTGGCCCAAAACTTAGTGAGTGACATCGAGGCTGTACGGGCAAGCTG TTTCTTTACCTAA
- the tspan5a gene encoding tetraspanin-5a isoform X1 produces the protein MTGNHYKGHEVSCCIKYFIFGFNILFWLLGMALVGIGLWAWSEKGVLSNISSITDLGGLDPVWLFMVVGGVMFILGFAGCIGALRENTFLLKFFSVFLGIIFFLELTTGILAFVFKDWIKDQLNLFINNNIRAYRDDIDLQNLIDFTQEYWECCGAFGADDWNLNIYFNCTDGNPSREKCGVPFSCCTKDPAEDVINTQCGYDIRAKPDSEQKDYINVKGCVPQFEKWLQDNLTLVAGIFIGVALLQIFGICLAQNLVSDIEAVRASWVPPPFSMRRLPPHSSKKASAYYS, from the exons ATGACGGGGAATCATTACAAAGGACACGAAGTCAGCTGCTGCATCAAGTACTTCATTTTTGGATTCAATATCCTGTTTTGG ctgTTGGGCATGGCCTTAGTTGGAATTGGATTGTGGGCATGGAGTGAGAAG GGGGTTCTGTCCAACATCTCATCCATCACAGACCTGGGGGGTCTGGATCCAGTCTGGCTCTTCATGGTGGTCGGGGGGGTCATGTTCATTCTGGGCTTCGCCGGATGCATCGGAGCGCTGCGAGAAAACACCTTTCTGCTTAAGTTT ttctctgtgtttctgggaATCATCTTTTTCTTGGAGCTGACGACTGGAATCCTGGCGTTTGTCTTTAAGGACTGGATTAAAGACCAGCTCAACCTATTCATCAACAATAACATCCGGGCGTACCGGGATGACATCGATCTACAGAACCTCATAGATTTCACTCAGGAATAT TGGGAGTGCTGTGGTGCGTTTGGAGCAGATGACTGGAACCTGAACATCTATTTTAACTGTACCGATGGGAATCCCAGTCGGGAAAAATGTGGAGTTCCCTTCTCCTGCTGCACCAAGGACCCAGCG GAGGATGTTATAAACACTCAGTGTGGATACGACATTCGAGCTAAACCA GACTCGGAGCAGAAAGACTACATCAACGTGAAAGGCTGCGTGCCGCAGTTTGAgaagtggcttcaggacaaccTCACCTTGGTGGCTGGGATCTTCATCGGTGTTGCACTGCTGCAG ATTTTTGGAATTTGTTTGGCCCAAAACTTAGTGAGTGACATCGAGGCTGTACGGGCAAGCTG GGTGCCCCCCCCTTTCTCCATGCGTCGACTCCCACCACACTCCAGCAAGAAAGCATCAGCTTACTActcatga